A stretch of the Gossypium hirsutum isolate 1008001.06 chromosome D07, Gossypium_hirsutum_v2.1, whole genome shotgun sequence genome encodes the following:
- the LOC107956222 gene encoding uncharacterized protein translates to MRCVCSVTYTVGINGDVSESFTPSRSLRQGDSLSPYLFLLCAEELSCLFREAKIKNELKGAPIGRRKFTITHLLFADDCIIFGDASVEGACSVRNILKEYELVSGATNPKKYLGLPMMVGRKKRWAFSKFADRFRKCIAGWSFRYLSMGGKEVFIKAVLQSLPVYIMQCFALPKTFCHQLEGILNKFWWANNKTSKGIHWSTWSVLYLPKAYGGMGFRDLCLFNKALLAKQRSICSAKDVFDNGLLWRIGNGAKVNIWNEPWVPGPGNGRLLVHSMDINWTTVDQLLNEEFDTWKKEVIYRLFDDEQARCILNIPLAGCGSSDMLV, encoded by the exons ATGCGTTGTGTCTGCTCGGTCACTTATACGGTAGGTATTAATGGTGATGTTAGTGAGAGTTTTACTCCGTCTAGAAGCTTAAGGCAGGGGGATTCTCTTAGTCCCTATCTTTTCCTCCTTTGCGCAGAAGAGCTTTCTTGTTTGTTTAGGGAGGCTAAGATTAAAAATGAGCTAAAGGGAGCTCCGATTGGTAGAAGGAAGTTTACAATAACCCATTTGTTGTTTGCTGATGATTGCATCATTTTTGGTGACGCATCGGTTGAGGGTGCTTGCTCTGTCCGCAATATATTGAAGGAATATGAGTTGGTCTCGGG GGCAACAAACCCTAAAAAGTATTTGGGTCTGCCAATGATGGTTGGGAGGAAAAAGAGATGGGCCTTTTCAAAATTTGCAGATCGTTTTCGGAAGTGCATTGCGGGGTGGAGTTTTAGGTATCTTTCGATGGGTGGGAAAGAAGTATTTATTAAGGCAGTTCTTCAATCTCTTCCGGTCTATATTATGCAATGTTTTGCGTTACCTAAAACCTTTTGTCATCAACTTGAAGGGATATTGAATAAGTTTTGGTGGGCTAATAATAAGACATCTAAAGGAATCCACTGGAGTACGTGGAGTGTGCTTTATTTACCGAAGGCTTATGGCGGGATGGGTTTCCGTGACCTTTGTTTGTTTAACAAAGCCCTTTTAGCTAAGCAA AGGAGCATTTGTAGTGCCAAGGATGTGTTTGATAATGGTCTTCTGTGGCGGATAGGTAATGGGGCGAAGGTGAATATCTGGAATGAACCCTGGGTACCGGGTCCTGGAAATGGTCGTCTGTTAGTTCATTCTATGGATATTAACTGGACCACTGTGGATCAACTTTTAAATGAAGAGTTCGATACCTGGAAAAAGGAGGTGATTTATAGATTGTTTGATGATGAACAAGCTCGGTGTATCCTCAACATCCCCCTTGCTGGGTGTGGATCTTCAGATATGCTCGTTTAG